A segment of the Rhodopirellula bahusiensis genome:
ACCGCTGCTCGACGGACAAGCCAAAGCGATGGTCGTGGTCAGCAGTCGCCTCGAAGCAGTGCGGTGGCAGCTCGCCATCAACCGATACATCAAGGATCGCGGCTATCCGTTGAAAACGCTCGTCGCGTTCTCCGGCGAAGTCAACGACAAAGAATCCGGCCCCGATCCCTTTAAGGAAACGTCCAAGGAGTTGAACCCCGGTCTCGACGGTCGGGACATCCGCACCGCATTCAACGAACCCGATTATCAAATCTTGCTGGTCGCGAATAAGTTTCAAACCGGTTTCGATCAACCACTTTTGTGCGGCATGTACATTGACAAGCGGCTCGACGGGATTCAGGCCGTTCAAACCATCTCGCGGTTGAACCGCTGTCACCCCGGCAAAGATCAAACGTATGTGCTGGATTTTACCAACGATCCCGATGACATCCTGGCCGCATTCAAGACTTACCACGAAACGGCAGAACTGTCCGGGGCGACCGATCCGAACTTGGTTCTGGATCTCCGCACCAAACTGGATGAGAGCGGACATTACGATGACCACGAAGTCGACCGCGTCGTCACCGTTGTGCTCAATCCGAAAGCGAAGCAAAGCCAACTCGAAGCGGCGATCACTCCCGTCGCCGACCGCTTGTTGAAGCAATACGCTGCAGCCCGCGAGGCGTTCAAGGCAGCAACGGAGGCCAAGAACAAGACGGCTGCACAAGAAGCCAAGGACACAATGGACGCACTGACGCTATTTCGCGGTGATATAGTCAGCTACACCCGAGCCTACACCTTCCTGTCGCAGATCTTCGACTACGGCAACACGGATTTGGAAAAGCGAGCGATCTTCTACAAGCACCTCGTACGGTTGCTGAAGTTCGGTCGCGAGCGAGTAAGTGTCGACCTATCTGAAGTCCGTCTGACGCACCACAACCTGAAGAACCGCGGTAAACAAAAGATGAATTTGAAAGAGGGCGAAACACCGCTCCTCGATCCGCTCGCCGCCGCCGGTTCAGGACAGGTACGCGAGAAAGAAACCGCTTATCTCTCCGAGATCATCGAAAAGGTCAACGACCTATTCGACGGCGAATTGACCGACAACGACAAGCTCGTCTACGTCAACAACGTGCTCAAAGGCAAACTGCTGGAGTCGGAAACCCTGATCCAACAAGCCCGCAACAACACGAAAGAACAGTTCGCCAATTCACCGGACCTGAAAACCGAAATACTCAACGCGGTCATGCAAGCCCTCGACGCCCACACCGAGATGAGCACCCAAGTCCTCAATTCCCAATCCGTCCAAGAAGGCCTCCGCGACATTCTCATCGGCCCATCGAAACTGTATGAAGCGTTGCGAGAAAATGACACATCACCTCCTGGAGGCGCGGCATGATCGCAATAATTTCGCCAGTTCGCTCAGGTGCGTTGAACGACTTTCCCTTTCCCGATCTCAATTGCGGTCAAGCAACCTATCGAACAAACTATTTTTCACTGTATGCACGGTATAACACCTACCACGATGTTTTTGAGTTGGCTAAACGCATTCATAGGTTAAGACACTGATGGTACCTCGGCGACAAATCTTCATCTCCTCAGACTGGCACTTAGGCGGCGATGTTGACGTCGCAGTGGATGGCAACGTCGCGGAACTTGGGACAAGCATTTTTCGCTCCACACTTGCGCTGACCACTTTTCTGGATTCGATCGGCGAAGCAGCAAAAGCTTTTGATGGCATCACCGAGGTGGTCATCAACGGTGATATGGTGGACTTTCTCGCGCCTGACCAAGATGGCACCTACAACCCCATAGCCTGGCAGAACGATTCTCGTGTAATTCGAGCGCAACTCGATAATATTGCAAACCGATTCGAGCTGCCCGATGGCAGAGGGCCATTCAAGTCATTACGAACATTGGTAGACATCGGATGCGAACTTACCGTAATCCTTGGGAACCACGATCTTGAATTGTGTTTGCCCGGTGTACGACGTCACTTCGAACGGCTGTGCGCCGGTGACAACGGTAAAATTCGATTTATCTACGACGGGGAAGCTTACACGCGCGGTAAACTGCTGATCGAACATGGCAACCAGTACGATCCGTTCAATGCAGTTGACTACAACTTGCTCAGACAAGAAAGATCCCATTTATCGCGTGGATTCGTTGTGGACGACGCTGAGCGAGGGGAGCGTTTCTTCGACCCACCTCCCGGTAGCTCGATTGTCGTCGACATCGTGAACCCCACAATCAGAGAAGCTCCATTTCTCAACTTGCTAAAGCCCGAGGTTGATGCCGCGGTGCCACTTTTGCTCGCTTTTTACCCCGAAACTCGACCGTTTTTTGAAGCCGCATTTCGCCGAGGGTGGAAGCTGTTTCGGAAGACAATCCGAAACAACAAGGAATCAAACCCAGCTCTTATGGCTGCCGGTGAGCAATCTCCGTACCGATCTTTGAATGATTTCTTGCGAGATACCATGGGAAACGATGCTGAGCCGTTTCTGAGCCCTCCGTCTAGGAGCGGTCAACTGTCCGACACGCCTGATGCGCACGGCTCGCTGATGCGAACGCTTTCTGAACAAGCATCCAGAGCGATTGACCTAACGTGTCCATGGAAGATCTACGATAACTTGAAGGCCAGTATGGACGAAGGCCGGATGAATCTTGTTCGCTTGGCCCTCAAACGCGTTCGAGATGCTGACAGCTTCGATCGGAAAACCGAGTCCGAGCGTTATCTGGCGCCATCGCGGAAGATGACGGAGTATGGCGGATACGACGTTGTGATTTTTGGCCACACTCACTTCCCTAAAGACATCGAATTACCACATGGTAGGTACATCAATGCGGGAACTTGGGCAGACGTACTACGATTACCGTCGGGGATTAGTAGCGACAATGCCGCTACCGCCAACCTGTCGATCGAAAAGTTTTTGAATGATATGAAATCTAAGAATTACACAGATTACACGATTAGAAACCCCAGTTTCGTACATGCGGTTGTTGAACCCGACGGCAGTGTCGACGCGAAATTGAAAACTGCTGACAATAAAGGCGAGGTTATTGGTGGTTGACTATCGACACAGCATCGCTCGTTTGCTTCTGAACGGGAAGCATTTTGGTTCGGCGTGGCTAATGGCAAGCAACGTTGTCTGTACGGCTTCTCATTGTGTTAAGGGTTGCACATTAGGAGCAGAAATCGAACTGGATTTTCCCTCTGGAAAGACAACTGGAAAACTAATAGTCGACGACAAGCAATTAGACATAGCGCTGATCGAAATCAGCACCATGACAGGTGTAAAACCCCTTGTGATGGTTGCACGCCCAACAAGCTTGACAGGTTCCGTTCGGTGGGAATTGCACGGTTATCCGGTGGGTTTGCACGAAACGGGTCTTCAAAACAGCGGTCTTAAACTTGCTGGGTTAGTTCGCGACGCCCACGCATCAATCGACAATGCACCAGCAATGCAACTTTTCTGTGAAGAAGGTGGAAAGTTGCCCGCTGGCGAAAAGTCGGTTTTCGCTGGCGTTTCCGGCTGTCCTATTTTACTGCGCGTTCGTGAATCCGATGAGTCGCTTTCCGTTGTAGGTGTGATGTCACAACACGGGCATTCAACTGATAGCATTTTGTACTGCACACCGATCGATGCTGTGACCACAACTTATGCCGAACACTTTCCAGGCATGTCAATCAAGTCATGGGATGGTATTCGCAGGTTCCCGACGATCATCAATGATGACAAAGTCTATCGAAGCAATCTTGACACGACATTGCTCGACAATATTTGGAAGGACGGCTTCACGGGATTCTGGTGCAATGTTCGCACTGACGAATCACAATGGCTATCAAGCGCGGTTCAGCGAATCGTTGTTCATTCACCATTCATGCAAACGCGGCCCACCACTACTCTGCATGTTGCTGGAAAGCGATCTTGGAGATCAGGCTGTATCAAGTGTGCTGAGGAATGGATTCCATTGACCGGCAAGACCCCAGAGAGTTTTATTGAAAAGTATGTCTTCGAGGAAGTTGATTCCACGACTGTGCCGCAGGGTGGTTCTTCATTCGCAACCGCCGACGAACTTGGATTGTACCTTCAGAAGTTATGCAACGACTGGACATTGCTCCAACTACGCGATCGACTTGCTGAAGTCTTCGACGATCACGCTGGACTATTAAACTATGAAATCGCGGCCGACATTCTCGATCCTATGAAGACTGTCTGGCGACAATGGGTGACGGCACTTGAAAGTGACCCAACTCTAAACCATCACTTTCTTGGACTCATGCTGTCGTGCGATGGAGCGAAAGAAATGTCTGATTCAGCTAATGGAGTAGGTCCAGATACACTAGATGCTTGTATCGTTCCAACTGTTGCGTTCACATTGGCCGTCTGTGCTGGCCTCCCAGTTTCGATTCAGTCTCCCAAGGGACAGGCTCCTGGAAACCTTGGTGATGACGCTATGAGCGGGCATTCTTGCGGAGTCCAAACCATCAGCCGGAAAACGCTGAAGATGGCCGCCAAGACACATCGTTGGCGAACCTCATTCGTAATGCTTCCTCATCTTGATCTTGCTTGGGAGACATTTCACGGAACCCAGTCAACCTTGAACAAAAATGTCGGTCAAGTTGCTAAGTCACTGAATGAAGAGCCAGCCGCGTCGATCGTGCTTCCAAGTGACGTTGAGTTGCTGACGGCGATTGCCAATGGTCTTGCAGAGTTGAGAACGCTTCTACGAGATCGTTGCGAATTGCTTGTCTCGCAACAAGAGGAATACGTCGATGGAGCGAAGCATGTTGACGCTTGACCCACAACCCGTAGCAGCGATTGTTTCCGCAATAGCTCAGGAATGTAGCGTCCGGGGATTTGAGCTTGTCGCTAATCCGGAAGAGCTGGTGAAATCGAAAACCAAGTCGGCGACAATGAAAGACACGCTCTCCGGAACGACTAATAAAAAAACGCCACTCCGGCCGGAAATGAAAGACATTGCGCCTCCCGCAGGCTTGTATATTGAGAGTCACTCTTCTTATGCGATCCAGGTGGGCCAACTCGAAGTCAAACTAACGCCGGGCGAGTGGAGCAATGCCTATCGTGACCTCTTGCTTTCCCGGTGGCATGGCTACCAACAATATGCTGCCACGGCACGAACCTGGTTGCAGTCCAACTACAGCGACGATCTAAACCTCTTTCTAGTGGGCCCCCCGGGCAGTAAGGACGAAGCGGAATGGCGGAATTTCTCTGAGGTGATCGAACGCAATGAGTTGGTGTGTCGGAAGCTCGTATGGCTTCCCTCGAAAAACGAGCAGGAGTGGCCAGCCCAGATTGACGAGTTCATAGAGCGAACTTTTCTTGCGGAGCCTTGGAAGGTTGCGCATACAAGTAAGTCAGCGAATCTTGATGCGCTCTCTGGGGCATCTGACGATTTTTCTAGTTGGCAAAAGATTCTTGAGCGGCCCGAATTTCGATCAGAATCACGTGACCACGACGATCTAGTTAAGGCATTGCTGGAGTCACTTGAATCATGAATCGAACCTACTTATCTCAAATCGATATCTCGAATTTTCGATCGTTTGGTCCGAACTTCAGTCTCGACGTTCCCGCCAAACCCGGTTTAGTAGTTATCTACGGAATGAATGGGCTTGGAAAGACAACATTCTTCGAGGCAATTGAATGGCTTCTGACGGCAGATGCACGTCGTATAAGCGATTCTCTGAGAGCTGGACAGCTGGACAAATATTTAACTCGACGCGACGCTGACGATATGAGTCATCAAGTTGCGATTAAGTTCGGTGACGAAGAGCGACGTTTCGTACGAACAGCCTCTACTGGACCGTCGCCTAGTGAACTAGCAGACTTCCTTACAGACTCTGACTGGGGTTCGCAACCCACGGACACAACGCCATATTTTCGCCTGACGATGTTTTTGCCTCAATCGAAGCGGTTCCGATTCGAGGAGGAAAAGCCAGCCGAGCAATGGAAACTTCTCGAAGGCCCCGCTGGCGTCGAGCGTCTCAGGCAGGTGCTTCAAGCAGTTGGCAGCGTTAAAACAAAAAATGCATTCGAACGACTGATTAGCGACCTGAAGAATGTTGCTGAGAAGCGGCAGACGCAGCTGAAGGACTGGCAAGAATTGCTACGCCGGCGGAATGACCTGCAGTCCCAAGTTTCAAGTGTGAGAGTAATCGAACCATCCGCTGCTGAAAATTCACTGCAGGGGGTTCGTGAATCGCTCGCAGGTCTTACAGATATTGATCCGCTGCTTGAAGCTTTGAACTCCGAAGGAAATGGAACTGCTCGCAAGGTATCTGAAATAGTTCAATTGCTTGACGAGACCCTTGAAAAACGTCGAGAAAGCTTGCAAAGGCTGAAAGATTCTTCAGCGACCTGTTCGGAATGGGAGACGATTGCAAGTGATATTAAAAATTCAAATGCAACAATCAAACGGGACTTGGAAAAGCTGAATGCAGAAACGTCAGACTTGGATGCTTTGATTTCTGAAAAACGCCGACTGACAGATTTGAGGAAAGAAACGGATTCTGAACTATCAACCCTCAAAAAGCGAGTCGCATTGATGCGAAGCAGAGATCTGGCAGTAAATACTGTTAAATCCGCCACCGCCAAAATCACTGAATTAGAAGATGAACGCCATGGAATCTGGGGTCGTTTAGAAAAATCCAAGCTGAAACTGAATTTGCTCAGTGAATCCATCTCGAAGCGAGCGGAACTCGCTGCTGAGCTTGAAGGTGTTAACGAGAAACTCTCGTTGCTTCGACAACTGCAAGCTAAATGCGATGAGTATCAAACACGGGCATCGCAAGCAGAGCTGAACGATAAAGAACTAGAATCACTCCGGGCTGAGCAAGTGTCAGTTGAGGAAATCGCAACAAAAGCGGAAAGCAGAATTGCTGAACTGGCGATTCTCGAAGAGAGGATCCTCGAGAGCAAGAGGCTGGCAGTGGCGAGTGCGGAGACAGTACACAAGGCGTTGGCGACAATGTGCGACCATATCGAGCATGATGCAACTACCTGTCCCATTTGCCAAAAAAGTTACAAGCCGGGAGAGCTTTACGCATTGGCCCAAAAATCTCTCGCTGAAGCAGGTGTCGACACAGTCGGGCTCGATGCTTCACTTAAGCAAGTTAGGGAAGAACTATCAGAGTTGCGTTTGTCGCTCGTCGAGGTGACCAAGCGACGTTCTCAACTCCCGAGTTTGATTGAACAGCTTGTCAACTTGCAGGCAGACCGCTTTGAATCCTGGAGCGAGATTGAGAAGTTGGCTATTCCATTCGCATTTCCAGGTGATGACATTGCGATTGCAGCAAAGGATGCAATCGAAGCGTCTCAGCAGAATCAATCGAAATTGTCGTCTATTATACAAGACCTGCCTTCTTCGGAAGAGTTGGTTGCGAGCAAGAGCGCCATACAGACAGCAATCACATCCGATGAGAACCGCGTGAGCGTGCTTGCTAGTGAAGTTATCGCACAACGTAACCTGATAGCGGAACATAAACTGATAATTGACAGTGCCGAGCGTGACTTGGCATCCCTTAAATCGGCAGATCAGAGTTGGGAGGATTTCTCTAAACAATTAGCAGAACAGCAGATGACGTTGGGCGCTCAACTTTCCTCGCTGGATATGGAAGTTATATCGGCGAACGACGCGGTGAAGGCAAAGCAAGCATCGCAATCGAGCGTTCAACGAACGGTAGATCAAGCTCGTCGCGATCTGACTGTGGCTGAATCGCGAAAAACGGTTCTCTCGGAAAGGTGGGCGCGAAACGTCGGCATGGGAAGCCCTGACTCAAAGAACCTTGGTCGATTGGTGGCATCGAGAGAAGAAGAAATTGAACTTATCGAATCGAACAGGCGAAGATGTGAACAGTTAAGTGCTGGTGTCGATGCTTGGAACGCAAACACTCAAATGCGTGACATTGCGAGAAGAGTAGAAGCGGAGTGTGCGAAACGGGACAACTGCACGGAAGAAGCTGTGTCTATGTCTCTCGACGCATCAATTGCAGACGCCGAGATGAAAATCACAAAAGCGAAAGATGCATTAGCCAAAGCGAAAGAGATGGCAGACGGGCTGAAGGAGAAGGCAGATGCTTTTAACGATCGCGCGTTAAAGCCGTTAACGAATCGCATTCAGAGATTTCACGATGTTCTTTCACCCTTCCGATATCAGATTGAGTGGACTGCAAAAACTGCTGCCGGCGGGGGAACCAAGCTTACGCAATCGGTTAGTCGTTCGGACGGCGGCTCACATCGCGAAGCTCCTCCACTTGCAGAATTAAGTGACGGTCAGATCTCAGTGCAAGGATTGGCCACGCTGTTTGCAGCGAGCACAGAATATCGTTGGAGTCGCTGGCCTGCTTTGCTTCTCGACGATCCGTTGCAGAGCTCAGACCTTCTACACGCGTCGGCGTTCATTGACATCATTCGTGGCTTGATAAGAGATTTGGGGTATCAAATTTTCCTGTCGTCGCACGACATGGAAGAAGCACAGTATATCATGCGGAAGTGTGAACGGTCAGGCATTACTGTTACTCGGTGTCATCTGCTCGGTCCCGGCGTGAATGGAGTGCGTTGGACGACCGAGTAGGTCATTGGCTGCTATGGTTCGCGTTTACGCAAGTGAGCAGGCCATCAGATTCAGAACAGACCGGCAGAATGTTTTTGCGTTGTCTTTATTCCAGCGTAGAGACTTGCTCGCGGTGTGATAATATTACTTACGGAAAATCAATCTGATTCTGCTTCCAAACGTGGTCAGCTTTGAGCGACATCCCGACGTGAGGTAGCTTGACGATAAATCGTCGCCAGAAGAAGAGTGCTTCGGTGTCGGCCACCGGAGCTGTGAAACGGACCACGTAAACCTATGTTGATCCACTTGGATGCCTGAACACCGAACACAAAACCCGCCCCCGGCGAAGCCGCCCCGACCCGTTTTGCAAATCGCTTTGCGTCTGAAATGCGACGGGACCGCTTTCCCTGGGGAAGCCAAATGGCTGGACGATTTGCGAAAAAGCTAAGATAGTGCCTTTGAAAAGCGTCGGCCAGTGCTCTGCGGCGAGCTGGAAGCATTACAGAACGAGTGATTGAGAAACCAACAAGTCTTTAAAGTTTAATGCAAACCTAGCCGGAGGAAGAACCGTCCTGGCTAATTGGAAGTGTTCCTTGGACATGGGCAAGCGAAATGGCAAGCAAAGAAGAGAAATCGAAAGAACGTGTGGTTCGGTCACATGACATCACGCTGTGCCTCGAGCGATCATCGGTTACGGAGTTTGAAAATCTTCAGCTTCTCGGAATGGCAACGAGATTAGCACTTCATCTCCGCGGGGCAGGGCCAGTAAGGTATGACGTTGTCAAGAATGTGGCCGTCTACTTATTTGATTTTACCACACATGCGGTCCGTCCAGTACTCGAGCTTCTGGCGAAGGCTGAGTTCGTAAAGCTTGACACTGAAGGCAGTACGATCAAGACCGTGATCCCAGATGTTCCTTACTATGATTCACTTTTCCTCGGACTGGGAGAGCTTGATGAAGCAAATAACATGTCCGAACACGAGCAATTTGCAGTTGATCTTCAGTCTCGGTTGGCATCGTCGCCGCTTGCTAAAGATTCGATTCTCGGAGCAGGTGCAGAAAAACGCCTTGTCATGCGGGTTCTTGAAATTGGTAACGAATGCAAGTTCCTATCGAGTCAGCGAGCGCGTGGACGCGACATCGTCGTATCACCGACGTACTTCACTGAATCCACCACCGCTTATGCCGACCTTGTCGCTGGGCACGGAGGCGCAAGGGTCGCTCGAATTTTAAAGCTGTTAAAGGACAACCAAGGTTGGCCGCTTAGTCTAATTCTGACACAGGGCGAGATTTCAGGAACGAAGCTATCGAAGGTGGACTTAGCAGTTGTGCAACTGCTTGCGTCCGAAGGCTTTGCTCCACCACCGGCGATTCAGACAAGTCACGCGGGAACCAACCACTTTCTTTTTGGCCCACCTCCTCAGCACACTGGAGTTCCGCCCTTCAAGAGGCACGTTTTTGAAGCGGCAATGGCACTCGTTGCTGCAGTTCGTCAGGGGCAATTGCTACCTGCTCAATATCGCATTTGGTCACCGCGTGCGATACTCCGAAAACTGCGAGACAGTGGCTTTATCGGTGCAAATTCAGAGGCTGTCGAACAGTATCGGCAAGTTGCTGCGTTGAGGGTGGGGCATCTCGTGCACGATAGCGGAACCAAGTACCGTTTTATATTGAATGACCTACCCGAGAATCGTGAAGCGATTAACCTTGCCATGCAGATGGTATCGGGTGAGAGCAGCGCTCCTGGTGCTGATGAAGACATAGTCCTCGCGATTCGTAAAGGTGAAACCTATGTTGACTCTTTGGTTGGGCGTAAACGCATCCTAAAAGACAACGTCGTTAGTACGGATCCCGAGACGCGTGAAGAGATAGACGGCTTTCTGCTACGAGGTGCAAAATGATGAAAGATGCGAAACAGAAAGACTTGCTCTTCAAACACTTCTCAGCCCAGGGTTGGTTTTCAATTCCTGAAGTTCCTGTTTATTTTTCAGCTGGCGAGCATCACAAACAGAAGTTGATTACCGATATCGATGTCTTCGGAATTCGTCCGAACGACAATCTACGCTGGGAGGTGCTACTTGGGGACTGCAAAACCCTCAAGGGGCAATCGCCCGCGAATCGAGTGATTTGGCTCAGCGGTCTGATGTCCAACTACAACGCAAGCGAAGGCTACATCGTATTGCAGCGTCGTGCAAATCAGCCGATAGAGGCAGACCATAAGTTATTTGCGAGTTCCATGAGCGTCTTTCTGCTAGATGAGAAGGATTTCAAGACGTTCGATCACGCGATGGTGTTTCCAGATGGGACAGAAACACATACATATGGAGCTGCAGATTTTGAACAGTTGTGGTCACTGCGCAAACGATTCCCTGGTCTCGACCCGTTGGTAGAGTTCGTTTCATCCGGTGCTTGGGAAACAGCAGAGTTCACACATCTGCTGCGACGTGCTATTGGCGAAGGCAAGGCGTCCGCAAAAGAAATCGATCCGGCGAAACACGAGCATAACGCGATGGTTGTCAATCTGGCATCTGTGTTTTCCGTTGGTTTGGCTGCATGTGTAGGAAAGGTTTTTCAGCGCCATCTGCATCCCAGCACTGAAAATGAACTTTCGGACGCACTAAAAACGGTGATTTGGGGCGGTAAAGAGCAATACAAATTCTTTTCCGATCTACGAAAGCAATTGCTTGAAGCACGTGGTCAACAGCACGTCGACGACAACAATTTGTCGCTTCCGCAATGGGAGCGATTTGTCCAGCTCTCAAGAAAGATGCTAGAGAATCCCAAGGCTGCGTTTCAAGTGCCGCAACTTCTTCAGCTAGCTTCAATTGACCTA
Coding sequences within it:
- a CDS encoding ABC-three component system middle component 1 encodes the protein MLTLDPQPVAAIVSAIAQECSVRGFELVANPEELVKSKTKSATMKDTLSGTTNKKTPLRPEMKDIAPPAGLYIESHSSYAIQVGQLEVKLTPGEWSNAYRDLLLSRWHGYQQYAATARTWLQSNYSDDLNLFLVGPPGSKDEAEWRNFSEVIERNELVCRKLVWLPSKNEQEWPAQIDEFIERTFLAEPWKVAHTSKSANLDALSGASDDFSSWQKILERPEFRSESRDHDDLVKALLESLES
- a CDS encoding ABC-three component system protein, whose product is MVDYRHSIARLLLNGKHFGSAWLMASNVVCTASHCVKGCTLGAEIELDFPSGKTTGKLIVDDKQLDIALIEISTMTGVKPLVMVARPTSLTGSVRWELHGYPVGLHETGLQNSGLKLAGLVRDAHASIDNAPAMQLFCEEGGKLPAGEKSVFAGVSGCPILLRVRESDESLSVVGVMSQHGHSTDSILYCTPIDAVTTTYAEHFPGMSIKSWDGIRRFPTIINDDKVYRSNLDTTLLDNIWKDGFTGFWCNVRTDESQWLSSAVQRIVVHSPFMQTRPTTTLHVAGKRSWRSGCIKCAEEWIPLTGKTPESFIEKYVFEEVDSTTVPQGGSSFATADELGLYLQKLCNDWTLLQLRDRLAEVFDDHAGLLNYEIAADILDPMKTVWRQWVTALESDPTLNHHFLGLMLSCDGAKEMSDSANGVGPDTLDACIVPTVAFTLAVCAGLPVSIQSPKGQAPGNLGDDAMSGHSCGVQTISRKTLKMAAKTHRWRTSFVMLPHLDLAWETFHGTQSTLNKNVGQVAKSLNEEPAASIVLPSDVELLTAIANGLAELRTLLRDRCELLVSQQEEYVDGAKHVDA
- a CDS encoding AAA family ATPase, translated to MNRTYLSQIDISNFRSFGPNFSLDVPAKPGLVVIYGMNGLGKTTFFEAIEWLLTADARRISDSLRAGQLDKYLTRRDADDMSHQVAIKFGDEERRFVRTASTGPSPSELADFLTDSDWGSQPTDTTPYFRLTMFLPQSKRFRFEEEKPAEQWKLLEGPAGVERLRQVLQAVGSVKTKNAFERLISDLKNVAEKRQTQLKDWQELLRRRNDLQSQVSSVRVIEPSAAENSLQGVRESLAGLTDIDPLLEALNSEGNGTARKVSEIVQLLDETLEKRRESLQRLKDSSATCSEWETIASDIKNSNATIKRDLEKLNAETSDLDALISEKRRLTDLRKETDSELSTLKKRVALMRSRDLAVNTVKSATAKITELEDERHGIWGRLEKSKLKLNLLSESISKRAELAAELEGVNEKLSLLRQLQAKCDEYQTRASQAELNDKELESLRAEQVSVEEIATKAESRIAELAILEERILESKRLAVASAETVHKALATMCDHIEHDATTCPICQKSYKPGELYALAQKSLAEAGVDTVGLDASLKQVREELSELRLSLVEVTKRRSQLPSLIEQLVNLQADRFESWSEIEKLAIPFAFPGDDIAIAAKDAIEASQQNQSKLSSIIQDLPSSEELVASKSAIQTAITSDENRVSVLASEVIAQRNLIAEHKLIIDSAERDLASLKSADQSWEDFSKQLAEQQMTLGAQLSSLDMEVISANDAVKAKQASQSSVQRTVDQARRDLTVAESRKTVLSERWARNVGMGSPDSKNLGRLVASREEEIELIESNRRRCEQLSAGVDAWNANTQMRDIARRVEAECAKRDNCTEEAVSMSLDASIADAEMKITKAKDALAKAKEMADGLKEKADAFNDRALKPLTNRIQRFHDVLSPFRYQIEWTAKTAAGGGTKLTQSVSRSDGGSHREAPPLAELSDGQISVQGLATLFAASTEYRWSRWPALLLDDPLQSSDLLHASAFIDIIRGLIRDLGYQIFLSSHDMEEAQYIMRKCERSGITVTRCHLLGPGVNGVRWTTE
- a CDS encoding metallophosphoesterase family protein, which translates into the protein MVPRRQIFISSDWHLGGDVDVAVDGNVAELGTSIFRSTLALTTFLDSIGEAAKAFDGITEVVINGDMVDFLAPDQDGTYNPIAWQNDSRVIRAQLDNIANRFELPDGRGPFKSLRTLVDIGCELTVILGNHDLELCLPGVRRHFERLCAGDNGKIRFIYDGEAYTRGKLLIEHGNQYDPFNAVDYNLLRQERSHLSRGFVVDDAERGERFFDPPPGSSIVVDIVNPTIREAPFLNLLKPEVDAAVPLLLAFYPETRPFFEAAFRRGWKLFRKTIRNNKESNPALMAAGEQSPYRSLNDFLRDTMGNDAEPFLSPPSRSGQLSDTPDAHGSLMRTLSEQASRAIDLTCPWKIYDNLKASMDEGRMNLVRLALKRVRDADSFDRKTESERYLAPSRKMTEYGGYDVVIFGHTHFPKDIELPHGRYINAGTWADVLRLPSGISSDNAATANLSIEKFLNDMKSKNYTDYTIRNPSFVHAVVEPDGSVDAKLKTADNKGEVIGG